One genomic window of Arcobacter sp. CECT 8986 includes the following:
- a CDS encoding murein transglycosylase domain-containing protein, giving the protein MKKSIFTLILIFFLVGCSGTDIYNLTRAAVSKDPSIAFKSLAKSKGIAYATNPKSLENDIKSLDKNFTKFILAFTKAISGEWGKDNVELPKQKEYVKYMQNYKSRALIDFDRGLVTVETIDEKNTKDSLQNAIVTALLLPDDPQSADLFNSNEVKLGKTPYLLGEVKDDQNKNIRYSWRANRFASILTKNIKYKTIKKDNKSLKVSYVEIPMVKDHATIRVAKFKNIVETYSKKYNISRNLIYAIIKTESNFNQFAISSAGAIGLMQIVPTTAGQDAYKYLTNKNYTPTKSYLFNANNNIKLGTVYLKILNDRYLSGIYNKVSKEYCVISAYNTGSGNVLKTFSSNKTKAKNIINQSSASKVYKKLINDLPYTETRRYLKKVVNNKKEFVAL; this is encoded by the coding sequence ATGAAAAAGAGTATATTTACACTAATATTGATATTTTTTTTAGTTGGTTGTAGTGGAACAGATATATACAATCTGACAAGAGCAGCAGTTAGTAAAGACCCTTCAATTGCATTTAAATCTTTAGCTAAATCTAAAGGAATAGCATATGCAACAAATCCAAAAAGTTTAGAAAATGATATTAAATCATTAGATAAAAATTTTACAAAATTTATTCTTGCATTTACAAAAGCTATTAGTGGTGAGTGGGGAAAAGATAATGTAGAGTTACCTAAACAAAAAGAGTATGTTAAATATATGCAAAACTACAAAAGTAGGGCATTGATTGATTTTGATAGAGGTTTAGTTACTGTTGAAACAATTGATGAAAAAAATACAAAAGATAGTTTGCAAAATGCTATTGTAACTGCACTTTTGCTTCCTGATGACCCTCAATCAGCAGATTTATTTAATTCAAATGAAGTTAAATTAGGGAAAACACCCTATTTATTAGGTGAAGTAAAAGATGACCAAAATAAAAATATTAGATACTCATGGAGAGCAAATAGATTTGCTTCTATTTTGACAAAAAATATAAAATATAAAACAATCAAAAAAGATAACAAAAGTTTAAAAGTATCATATGTTGAAATTCCTATGGTAAAAGACCATGCCACAATTAGAGTTGCAAAATTTAAAAATATAGTAGAGACTTATTCAAAAAAATATAACATAAGTAGAAATCTAATTTATGCAATTATAAAAACAGAGAGTAATTTTAACCAATTTGCAATAAGTAGTGCAGGTGCGATAGGTTTAATGCAAATTGTACCTACAACAGCTGGACAAGATGCATATAAATATCTAACAAATAAAAACTATACACCAACAAAATCTTATTTATTTAATGCAAATAATAATATAAAATTAGGTACTGTTTATCTAAAAATTTTAAATGATAGATATTTAAGTGGAATTTATAATAAAGTATCAAAAGAGTATTGTGTGATAAGTGCTTATAATACAGGAAGTGGAAATGTTCTTAAAACATTCAGTTCAAATAAAACAAAAGCAAAAAATATTATAAATCAAAGTAGTGCTTCTAAAGTTTATAAAAAACTTATAAATGATTTACCTTACACAGAAACAAGAAGATATCTCAAAAAAGTTGTTAACAATAAAAAAGAGTTTGTTGCTTTATAA
- the proV gene encoding glycine betaine/L-proline ABC transporter ATP-binding protein ProV — protein MRKNKLVVKNLYKVFGSSPKKAMTLLKEGINKDEIFKKTGMTIGVKDASFEIKEGEIFVIMGLSGSGKSTLVRLLNRLIEPTSGQIFIDNTNITNLTDKELIDIRREKISMVFQSFALMPHMNIIDNVSFGLELSGISKEQRYEKARIALSQVGLAQHELSYPEELSGGMQQRVGLARALANNPDILLMDEAFSALDPLIRTEMQDELLTLQSEEQRTIVFISHDLDEAIRIGDRIAIMQHGEISQIGTPEEIINNPANDYVKSFFKGVDVTSVLNASHIATKVRSTIINKEGTGVKSALQYLSDFDDDFAYFVEKSGKYLGLLTLDSLKEQKKLGGTIKDAIIDEKPINENLQISEFISDIAAHKYPTAVIDDKGKYKGTISKSRLLKIFDEGVDYE, from the coding sequence ATTAGAAAAAATAAACTAGTCGTCAAAAATCTTTATAAAGTCTTTGGGTCCAGTCCTAAAAAGGCTATGACTCTTTTAAAAGAGGGAATAAATAAAGATGAAATTTTTAAAAAAACGGGTATGACAATAGGAGTTAAAGATGCCTCTTTTGAGATAAAAGAGGGAGAAATCTTTGTAATAATGGGACTTTCAGGTTCTGGTAAATCTACACTTGTAAGATTACTTAATAGACTTATTGAGCCAACTTCTGGCCAAATATTTATTGATAATACAAATATAACTAACTTAACAGATAAAGAACTTATAGATATAAGAAGAGAAAAAATCTCTATGGTTTTTCAATCTTTTGCACTTATGCCACATATGAATATTATTGATAATGTATCTTTTGGATTGGAATTAAGCGGTATTTCAAAAGAGCAAAGATATGAAAAAGCAAGAATTGCACTTTCTCAAGTTGGTCTTGCTCAACACGAATTATCATATCCAGAAGAGTTAAGTGGTGGTATGCAACAAAGAGTAGGTTTAGCTAGAGCCTTAGCTAATAACCCAGATATATTGTTAATGGATGAAGCTTTTTCGGCACTTGATCCTTTAATTAGAACAGAGATGCAAGATGAACTTTTGACTTTACAAAGTGAAGAACAGCGTACTATTGTTTTTATTTCACATGATTTAGATGAAGCAATTAGAATTGGAGATAGAATTGCAATAATGCAACACGGTGAAATATCCCAAATAGGAACACCAGAAGAGATAATCAATAATCCTGCAAATGATTATGTAAAATCATTTTTTAAAGGGGTTGATGTAACTTCAGTTCTAAATGCTTCTCATATAGCTACAAAAGTTCGTTCTACAATTATTAATAAAGAAGGAACAGGAGTAAAATCAGCATTACAATATTTATCTGATTTTGATGATGATTTTGCATATTTTGTTGAAAAAAGCGGAAAATATTTAGGTTTATTGACTTTAGATTCTTTAAAAGAGCAAAAAAAATTAGGTGGAACAATTAAAGATGCAATAATTGATGAAAAACCTATAAATGAAAATTTACAAATATCTGAGTTTATATCTGATATTGCAGCTCACAAATATCCTACTGCTGTAATAGATGACAAAGGAAAATATAAAGGAACAATTTCAAAAAGTAGATTATTGAAAATTTTTGATGAAGGAGTAGATTATGAGTAG
- the proW gene encoding glycine betaine/L-proline ABC transporter permease ProW: MSSDPWGNASASQADKQSSVDWTSNIDTSNIDNTTNFDILHPFKDSIIPFDDWTNHGIDWLVENFREFFLYTKAPIDIVLKAIESFLQYLSPYVVIAFFVLLALQFSTKKMAFGTFLSLLVIGFIGAWEEAMITLALVITAVLFSILIGLPLGIWTAKSERANKIVRPILDAMQTTPAFVYLIPIVMLFGIGNVPGVIVTIIFALPPLIRLTNLGIRQVPKDLIEASRSFGANSKQMLWKVQIPVAMPTIMAGVNQTLMLALSMVVIASMIAVGGLGQMVLNGIGRLDVGLAAVGGLGIVLLAVILDRLTQSMGKKDKNIKFKWYETGPVGIVYKIVKGRKNV, encoded by the coding sequence ATGAGTAGTGATCCTTGGGGAAATGCTTCTGCTTCTCAAGCAGATAAACAATCATCTGTTGATTGGACGTCTAATATAGATACATCAAATATTGATAATACAACAAATTTTGATATTTTACATCCATTTAAAGATTCAATTATTCCTTTTGATGATTGGACAAATCATGGGATTGATTGGTTAGTTGAGAACTTTAGAGAGTTTTTTCTTTATACAAAAGCACCAATTGATATTGTATTAAAAGCAATTGAGAGTTTTTTACAATATCTATCTCCTTATGTAGTAATTGCTTTTTTTGTATTACTTGCTTTACAATTTTCTACAAAGAAAATGGCATTTGGGACATTTTTATCACTTTTAGTAATTGGTTTTATTGGTGCTTGGGAAGAAGCAATGATAACTTTAGCTTTAGTAATAACTGCCGTTTTATTTTCTATTCTTATAGGATTGCCTTTGGGTATATGGACAGCAAAAAGTGAAAGGGCAAATAAAATAGTACGTCCAATATTAGATGCAATGCAGACAACACCAGCATTTGTTTACTTAATTCCAATAGTTATGCTATTTGGAATTGGTAATGTTCCTGGTGTTATTGTGACTATTATATTTGCACTACCTCCTTTAATTAGACTTACAAATCTAGGTATTCGACAAGTACCAAAAGATTTGATAGAGGCTTCAAGATCTTTTGGTGCAAATTCTAAACAGATGTTATGGAAAGTTCAAATTCCAGTTGCAATGCCAACAATTATGGCAGGAGTAAATCAGACTTTAATGCTTGCTTTATCAATGGTTGTAATTGCTTCAATGATTGCAGTTGGTGGACTTGGACAAATGGTATTAAATGGAATTGGAAGACTTGATGTTGGTTTAGCTGCTGTTGGTGGTTTAGGAATAGTTCTTTTAGCTGTTATATTAGATAGATTAACTCAATCAATGGGAAAAAAAGATAAAAATATAAAATTTAAGTGGTATGAAACAGGACCAGTTGGAATAGTATATAAAATAGTAAAAGGAAGAAAAAATGTTTAA